Part of the Coccinella septempunctata chromosome 3, icCocSept1.1, whole genome shotgun sequence genome is shown below.
TTGTGGAACGGCTCGTCGTAAACACAGGTAATCAAAGAAGAATCGTAGAGAAAAAAAAGTCCGTCGCGGTGGAAAATCTGCTTTcataggcaaatcccccacacgttaaaaatctgaaaattccagaattcgACAAgggtgaaaaacgtcgtcagctccggtttatcgcatagcaatattagaaaaatgtcgaaatcttcaatggcatgcaagaaaaacaacgttaaacacagataaacggtttttcctacatttactctgcttatcggaatgaatgaattgaagATTTGAgtatcaaatatttttgaaggcggaaatgtgaaatgaaaggaatgcactagatgaattccaattttctcagtAAATTCGGATTCATCACAGGGTCTAAAAAATGATCTCCACTTATGTACCAACATTCCAAATGCGTTTTCTACAACGCGACGAGCTCTACATATATGTATGCTAATTGAACTTTTCTTTATTATAATCGTGTCGAAATTGTCTATAGGGAAATGGTTTCATCAAGAAAGTACTTGAGGTGAAAGCTTCATCACCTATCAAAATGCATGGAACTTCTTCATTTCCTCCAGGTAAAGTTCTACCTGGGGGAATATCAAATGAGCCATTTTCAAATCTTCTTCCCATAGCAGATGCCTCGAAAATACCTCTGTCACTGTTTTTGCCATATGCATCTACATCTATGCAAGTGAATTTATATTCGGGGTCAACAATTGCCGtaagaacaattgaaatttttttcgagtaagggCCACTTGCACCGTAGAACTAATCAATAGTTTAAGTCCAAAACTAAGTTTACGTTATATGGTTATCTTGCACCGTGTCGTAAACCTCGTTTAACCTCCTCAACTAGCGGTTAAAGTAAATCCCCCAAATTCGGTAGATTAAATAGAAAATTAATCGTAAACTTTGAAACCTAACCAATAAATAACGATACATCAGTTCCAAAATGGTTGTCACGGCGTTATGATTGATTAAATTTTCACGCGTCCCATTTTGGAGCTCCAACTGTCCAACACTTTATATAGTATTTGAAGCAAAAACCAACGTCGAAGATTCCAATTTGTATTAAGTAAAGTGAAAGTGTAATTTTCTGATTATTGATTACTTGATAACGGTTCTTGAAAACCATTTTTGCGGATTGGTACGTCCCCAATAGGGACCCCAAGAACCAGAGCGACCACTGACCAGATACTACCAGCACTGACAACAGTACCTAGCCGGATTGTGCTgtacaacaaaaattttttagattgttatttttttttaatcattgatttagaattggaaaaagaaattttttcagaagacGATTTAGATATTTTGGAAATTATAGATTTTGGATTTCCTAGACGTATCTATATAAGGtcaaattattttcgaaatatggATGAATTAACGTTCCTCAAGAGATTCAGACTATTGAAAAATACAGTTCTTCGAATTATGGAAATAATAGAAGATCAACTAGAATACCCACATGACTTGTAAGTATTTAGTCTACAATGGTTTTTTTTTGAGTCAATGTGGAAGACAATTGTGAAAATAATAGATTAATTTTTCCAGAAACAATAGTATTTCACTTTTGAGCGGAGATGGCGAAGTTATACTCACCAAATGGTTCGACAATAAGGCAGTTGTACTGGCTTCGAATTTTTTGGGTATAGGAAATACAGACTTCTGCAAAAGGTGGGACaaaactgagaaaaaatatattgacaTCGTTCGACCAGAAGTCGTAAAAGTTTATAACGAACACATGGGAGGAGTTGACAAAATCGATTTTTTGATAACTATATAGCGCACATTTATAAGGTCCAAAAAATGGACATTGCGTATGTTTACGCATGCTATCGGTTTAGCCTGTGTAAATGCATGGATCGAGTATAAAAGTAAAGCAGTGCAATTGGGTGTACCAAAAAAACAAATCCTTGATTTACTTCACTTTCGGGCAGATGTAGCAGAAGTACTGACAAAAATAGACAAGCCATCAATGAAGAAAAGAGGTCGACCTAGTAACCATCGAGAGGTCCTTCGAAAAGAGCAGGGGTTGAAGTCCGTCCACTATCAGAAGTGAGACACCCGAGTTCAATCAATGCGCGGTCTGATATAGGTTCATTGAGCATTGTATATTCGAATCTGATTAgggaaataaaattataattttcatgataTATCATTTTCCATCTGGTGCAGTTCTGTGTTTCATTCGAATGGATGAACCTGCGACCGATACGTCAGAAGGTTTGTTTGGATCcccgaaatgaaagaaaattgttatttttattttctccacgaatttgaattttttcaaatgattcaCATCGTAATTTCTTATTCACAAGGTGAGCTGGTGCAATTTTCTTCTCGTTTTTTTATGTTCCGGTTTCGAATGTGAttgtttgttttttcgattgtaATACAGGGTGAACCTGTGTGTTTGTTCTATATTGTGTTGTTTGTTAAGAGTAATTTTATAGTTAGTTCATATATCAGATCTCATGCTACCCCTTACTAACTTAGGTAAAATTGTTTATAGCCTGAGGAAGGGAATAAATTTCCCGAAACGTTGCTGCTGAATAAATTATACATAAATAGTTCCTTGTGACCTGATATCTTCACCTACTCTGTAAAAACCAAATTTTTTTGCGTCAAATGTAATATACATTCATGTCTAGATAGAAAAAAGAATTGTTTTTTTGACTTGTATAATGCaaccaataaaaaataattgtttagttTGTGTTTTCTTCCATATAATATGAATTCTAAATAAACTAATAAACTGATGATTTATAGCTGTGATTAATATCTTACTCGACAACCTTCTGATCACAGTGTCCTCATTTGGGGACATGCCATAACTCCCGATGGGGGCGTTCTGGGGTTGAAATGAATATATGAAAAATCCTAATTAAAATTAGAGGAAAGATTCCACAGgtccaatatttttttaatgatgaaacaaaaattcGTGACTGAAAGGGTTAACGGATGAAACGGCACAAGTCTTATTAAATGGTAATTTAAATTTGTATTGCAATACGATTatgattatgaaaatttttctagACCCTGATGCTACTAAGGAGTTCATTAATACACTTGAACCAAATAATATGGATGGTTTAGAACTTCAGAACGAGGGTAGTCCAGAAGAGCTTTCCAAGTCAATGGTGTGATACAGTAAAAATCCATCCAAGAGGGACCACGATGcaaccaaattttttttacgaatGAAAGAGGAATATTCTCACAAGTTTGATGACAGGAAAACTATTAAAAGACAAATTTGGTCCCTGATAGCcaagaaaatgaatgaaaatggtTTTCACGTTGGAGAAGGAAGAGATGCTGATGAAAAATGCAGAATGAAATTTGCCAACCTTCAGAAACAATATTTAAACCACATGAATCATGTAAAGAAAACAGGAGCGGAACGCAAAAGTAAACCGCTTTATTTTTCTGAAATGCACAGCATCTTATGTGGAAAAGAGCAACTATTTCATAAGATATCTAACATAATGAAGAAGTGAGCTATAATACTCAGGATATGAGTCATGATGAGGAGATTGCCAGCAGCAGCAGTATCGATAGCTCACAGATAAAAAGTAGATTTACAGCTTAGAAGAGTATTAGACCTAAAAGTACAAATATGGCTCTTGTGGAAACAATGGAAAAAATACATAAAGAAAACTCAGAATTAAGAAAAATGAGTTTGAAGAATTGAGCGTCCTATTAGAAACTCAGAACGCCCAAAGAGAGAGATTTCGTGCCTGTTTCCAATTGTTCGTAAGATTACAAAATACGAGCTGCAGATTCCTCGGAGGAAAGTATTTATGATATGGAGTGTGAGTTTTTTAATTCGAACATGTTTTCCATCAATAGATCCACCACAATTCGGAAAATTCCATCGTGTATAAAACTCAAAACTCCCTTGCGATTTTCAACCAATCGTTAGAAGTTGTAGGAAACTGAAACATAAAGATGTTAAAAATTGATGTCAAAAGTCAGATTAACCCCATCTATTGTATTATAATATAGTAGATAAGTAGAAGAATATGTTTCTCTATGGTCCGTTGACGCCAAGCGGCTCATGCGCGCCACTTGACAGTAGTCTAGTCACCGGCTAATTATTGTAATGGAGTAAATGGACGTTATGTGTAATAAaatagttttcagatgaatggatttttaatattattacatgaaaataatacATGGTGTCAGGTCGATTGGAGTCGTATATTACGGCAAACATTGTGTCGACTAAGCTGGCGGATTAGGAATTGTGATAAACCATAGACTtaaaataacatggactccgcctgtgagagagaagtcggtagtttgaataagatggagagtttgtgggcaagctgtcaaaaggttagagaacacaagtttatgcgaaaattttcttcaataaattttaaaaaagcttccgagaagacacaggatttccatagcattccttcgaaatcaattatgtcaaaaaatatgtgagttttagtcaaaaatagatgtaatgagaataataatcaacgtatcaacaccttgtgggcaaagtctgcgaaacttgtaaaaattttccataataaatgttcaacaagcttccgagaaggcaaacaggaattccctaacattccttcgaaatggaaaatataaaaattatgtgagtttcattcaagaataaatataatgtgaataatactcaacgtatgaaaaccttgtgggcaacgtctgcgtttatatccatcatatgattttgacattgcccacacggaatcagttcatctctttcttattcgattagaacgcataagctcttctctctttaatgcagccaacctctcgatctactgaaaagtcacgtgacagtgagtccatgtattataagtctatgtgATAAACAAAGGACAAAAAACGACTAGACATGGAGTCCATGTTCAGACCGCCAAAACCGTTGAGTTTGGATGGAAATGTTGCGGAGAATTGGAAActcttcgaacaaaaatttgacAACTTTCTAACTGTAACGGAGCTCTCGAAAAAAGATGAAGAAACTAAAGTTGCTGTTTTCCTTAACCTAATTGGAGATGATGGCTTGGAATTATTCAACACCTTTGATTTGACGAATAATCAAAAGAAGTCATTACAATGTGTTAAGCAGAGATTTGAAGCACACTGTTCACCCaagaaaaatgttatatttgaGAGATTTGTTTTCAACAGTATCACCCAGAAAGAAGGACAGTTATTTGACTCATTTTTGACTGAACTTCGAAAAGCTGTCAAGTCCACTGGATATAAGGACAAGGATGACATGGTAAGAGACAGAATTGTCATGGGTATATTCAGTAAAGACACTCAGGAGAAACTACTCAGAGTATCTGATTTAACATTGGAGATGACCATAAACCATTGTAGAGCCTACGAAGTAAGTAAGACTCAGTCCAAAGCTTTGCAAAGTGAAGTCTCAGTGAATGAACtgagaagaaaaaataaatatggcAAAAAAGAGTCTAACTTCACGTGCAAGTACTGTGGCACTAACCATATGAAAGGTAAATGTCCAGCTTATGGaaagaaatgtaaaaaatgtCAGCGACTTCATCACTTCGCGACAGTCTGCCAATCCAAAGGAAACAAGGAAGCACGGGATGACAAGAAGAAAAATGTACATGAGGTGGCCCAGGAAGAAGGTTCTGAAAGCGAGGGAGACCAGTTTTTTGTGAGCGCGGTTTCAAAGCAAATCGGTGTTGTGaacaaaatggaaaaatcagTTGGTGAATCAATGTAGCTAAAAAGCATAAATGTGCAGGGCAAGACAATAGAATTCAAGTTAGATACCGGAGCAGAAGTGAGTGTTTTACCCATTCACTTTTTGAATGGACTTGATCataagaaaaatttgaaaaagaccAATGTAACTCTGGTTGCATATGGTAGTGGTAATTTTACCATAAAACCTATTGGTGAGATTACCTTGGAATGCAATGTAGATGGTAGAACAGCCAAGATATGTTTCATTATTGTTGAAAGTAAAGGTCAGTTACCTCTTTTAGGTCTAAATGGCTGTGTAGATTTGAAATTAGTTAAAAGAACTGATTTTTTGAAGATTGATAAGTTTGAAAAACTTGAGGATGTCATATCGAGTTACCCGATGGTTTTTGAGGGTTTAGGAGAATTCCCAACTCCACATAAAATTGTTTTGAGAAAAGATGCTGTTCCGCATGTACAGCCAATAAGGAGAATTCCACAAGCATTGCATTCTAGGGTAAAGCTCAAgttggatcaattagaaaaGGATGGAATTATTTCTAAGGTGCACAAACCTACTGAATGGCTTAATCCGTTGGTTATAGTAGAAAAAAAGAACAATGATTTGAGATTATGTCTGGATCCGAAATTTTTAAATGAAGCTATTACTCGCGAACATTTTCTCATTCCCACTGTTAATGAAATAGCTAGTACTTTATCGAACAAATCCTATTTTTCTGTATTGGATATGCAAGATGGATACTTTCAAGTCAAAATTACAGATGAAAGCTCGGATTATTGCTGTTTTGGAACACCATTCGGTAGATATCGGTTTTTAAGGCTTCCATTTGGCATACGTTCAGCTCCCGAggtgtttcagaaaaaaaattatgaattgttCGGGGATATTAAAGGAATTCggatttattttgatgatttgATAATAACGGGGGAATCGGAGCAGGAAcatgatgaaaatttgaaattagttCTTGAGCGAGCAAAAAAGTTTAATATTAAATTCAATAAGAATTAAATACAATTCAAATCGAGACAAGTAAAATTTATGGGACAATTATTTTCGGGCAATGGGATAGAACCTTGCGAATCGTATGTGAAGGCCATTTTAGATATGCCAAGGCCTCAGCAAAAGAGTGACTTGTTGCGATTTTTAGGAATGATGAAATTTTTAGGGAAATTTGTTCCCAATTTAGCCTAGTCACCGGCTAATTATTGTAATGGAGTAAATGGACGTTATGTGTAATAAaatagttttcagatgaatggatatttaatattattacataaaaataatacatCTATTGTTAGCTCTGTATAATGGTGGTTTCTGATTGTTGCCGGTAGCTGGCTCTTGGGATAAAATTGTGACTGCTATATTTCACAGTTTTCTAAATAAAAGTTAGTCGACATTGGACGATTAACAAAGACGGTTGTTTTATTCTGAACGCCCATCGCCATATTTCCCAACAAAAGATTCATCTATTAcacctcaatttttttttcaataggatTTGGAAAACTATGAAAATATGGAATCAACATCTGAAAGTAGTGCTAGTACATCCCATTTTTATAAGACAGCCTCAAAAAGGAGAAAAACAAATAAGAGTGGAGATGTACTAGCTAAAGCATACGAAGTACTCTCTGCACCAGAAGATGAGGATCTCATTTATTGCAAGCATATGGCTGGAAAACTAAAGAAATTGAGTGATCCTAAAATTAGGTTGCATTGCGAGCACCTAATAGATACCTTGCTGTACAAAGCCCAGATGGTTGAAGTAACGTCAAAAAACATGATTTACTCCCCGGAAACAACAGGAGATAAAAGAAATTGTGATAAGgaagtagttgaaaaaaaatcagtcaTCAATTTGACCAAAGTGATACCGAGTAGTGCCTTCAGTATTGATTCAATTTTAGGAGGACAATCAATAATCGGAATAATAGATGAAAcggatttcagaaattttttatattctcttCGGAATGAATCCCGAAGTCCCTTccacttttttttcaaactctcaactaaaataaataaattcttaTGTGAATTCCAACTGAAAaggctgaaaaaatatttcacgcCTTATGAAATAAATGGATACATAAATCCATGTTGTATGCTGTCCGGAGACAGGAAGCATCTGATGAATTCGACTCTCAGTGGCCATATTTCAACCAGATGCTATGACGGACGTCATGAAGCCCAGAGAATTGAAGGGAAATGTGTCACCTCCTCTGAGCGGTACATCTGGGACAAGCGACACCCAGGATGTAATAAACGTGGATATGAACCAAGAGCTTTCCTCGACCAGTATTATGGAGGACAGCAATAAGAATGATTCGCATAGTACGTTCGAAGTGTCCGAACACTCCGAACCATTTCTTGAACAGAACGATATGGCTCCCCCACCACATACTCCGATAAagggaaaacgaaaaataattatgGAGATGAGAAATGTGAAGAAACGAGAAAACGGAAAACGATATGGAATTTCGAAGAATATCATAGACAGGAATCGGGATGAAGAGTTTCTAGAAATAGAGAAAACcaaattgaaattgttttcggaaagcactttgaacaaaaatgatagtgaatatcaatttttgatgagccttcACCCCTACCTGAAGAAGGTTCCCCCACAAGAAAATTGATTGTGCGGAATGCACCTTCTCAAGTGCTTATTGATGAACAACGCTACAATAGTCTTCTAGACTTCTTTATATGAGTCGTTTGAAAGTGACCTAACtccgtttttcaattttttgccgGTT
Proteins encoded:
- the LOC123310362 gene encoding uncharacterized protein LOC123310362; the protein is MESMFRPPKPLSLDGNVAENWKLFEQKFDNFLTVTELSKKDEETKVAVFLNLIGDDGLELFNTFDLTNNQKKSLQCVKQRFEAHCSPKKNVIFERFVFNSITQKEGQLFDSFLTELRKAVKSTGYKDKDDMVRDRIVMGIFSKDTQEKLLRVSDLTLEMTINHCRAYEVSKTQSKALQSEVSVNELRRKNKYGKKESNFTCKYCGTNHMKGKCPAYGKKCKKCQRLHHFATVCQSKGNKEARDDKKKNVHEVAQEEGSESEGDQFFVSAVSKQIGVVNKMEKSVGESM